ATCTCCTGAAAGCACCAGCCGCTCTGAAATCCCATCGGGATGGTTCACTAAATCGATTGTGAGAAACGTTGATCAGCGTGAGATTGTAAATAGGTATCGAATACCGCTGCAATATTGCGAATTAGTAAGCGTCCAGTGGGTGTCACCTGAATCTGATTGGGGGATAACGCCACAAGACCATCCGCTGCCAAAGCTTGTAGAGCAGTCTTTTCGGATGCGAAATATTGATCAAACTCTGGGTCAAATTTCAAATGGTACTTCTCTTCAAGCGCTGCCTGCGAAAGCTGAAACTGGCACATCAACTCCATAATCACGGCTCGGCGCACTTGATCGTCATCACTTAACCCCACCCCTTTGGCAATGGGGAATGGGGTGGTGTCTAGGGCTTGGTAATAATCCTTGAGGCGTTTATGGTTTTGGGTATAAACATCCTGGAGCATGCTGATGGCCGAGAGCCCAAACCCCAGTAAATCCGACTCCGGTTTAGTCGTATATCCCTGGAAATTTCGGTGTAGCTGTCCTGCTTTTTGGGCTAAAGCCAATTCATCATTGGGTTTAGCAAAGTGATCCATCCCAATAAAGCGATATCCATTGCCCTCCAACTGGGCGATGGTCTGCTGCAACATCGCTAGCTTCTCCGCTTTGGGGGGAAGGGCATGGGCAGGCAATTGTCGCTGGACGGGAATTAACTGGGGCATATAGGCAAAGTTAAACACAGCAATTCGGTCAGGATTAAGCTGAATCGTTTTTTGTACTGTGTTGGCAAAGGTGGTCACCGTCTGATGGGGCAAGCCGTAGATTAAGTCCACATTTACACTGTCAAAGTCCGATTCTTGAATCCAGCTGATCACGTTAAACAGCAGTTCCTCAGACTGAATCCGGTTGACGGCAATCTGAACCTGCGGATCAAAATCTTGAATGCCAAAGCTAATCCGGTTGAACCCCAACTCCCGCAGGAAAAATACCGTGTTGCGATCGATATAGCCAGGATTCACCTCAATAGATATTTCTGCCGCCGGATCGAAAGAGAAGGCATCCTGCAAGGCATTCCAGAGCAGCTCAATTTGGGGCCAACTTAAATAGTTAGGTGTTCCTCCCCCCCAGTGGAGTTGGTGAACGTTGCGATCGCCCCCTACTTGTTCAGCCACTTGCCGAATATTCCGAATCAGGTATTGCAGATAGGGATCCGCCACCTGTTTACGCTGAGTGATCACCGTATTACACCCACAAAAAAAGCAAGGGGTTTCGCAAAAAGGAATATGGCAATAAAGGGATAGGGGAATTTGCTGATCATTGCCCTTTACCAGGGCTTGCCGAAACCGCTCAGGGGTCAATTCGGAGCTAAATTCTGTGGCGGGTGGATAGCTGGTATAGCGAGGCAAGGATTGATCATACTTATTCAGTAATCCGAGATCGCAGCGAACAGAAGACAGTAATTCCATAGGGGACTGACCTTATTCAGTAATAGTGGAGGACGGTAGCCCACCCCTCCCAACAATGGGCGGCGGGTCTGGTATGTCGCGGTTTGCTTCCTGTCAATCAAGCCACGGAGGGGCGGGCAGGATGGAGGGGAGGACGATTCCCTTGAAGAATGGACTGGAACGCTTCTTCTCCCAGAGCTGCTTGCAAATCGACTTCCAGGGACTGCATCAGGTCGCAATTCAGCCGAAAGGCGAGATTCGCTTCCTCCACAATCTGCTGAACTGTCTCTGGTCCAATGGGTAAATGATTTAAAACATCCCGATAGCGCTGTTTAAATCGCCTTTTGGCCTCTACGGAAGGCAAATCCTCAAAATCGTATAATCGTGTCCCTTGTTTGAGGGGTAACGATAAGGCGGTTCGAGCAATTCTTTGAAGCTGTTGTCCTCCCGATAAATCTCCCATATAGCGAACATAGGCATGAGCAACCAACCGTTCTGGGGCCGTGAGACCTACAACGCCAATGCGAGCCGCATATTGCAAACCCGCTGTCCGAGGACGGATATGCTGCTGCCAATCCTGGCCGTAAAAATACACCAAGTCCTGACGCAGATTATCCTGACGATTCAGAGAAGGCCAGTAAATCTGACCCAAGACTGGATGAGTTTGATGGGAATAGAGCTGCTGCTCCAAACTGCCATAGACAAAATAGAGGTTCACCAGTAGCTCTCGAAACGCGTCTAAGGCGACCATGCCCTTCATCCAGGCCTTCATCAGGACTGTGTTCTCAGCAAGAACGTGGGCATGCTGGGTTCCTTGGCGGAGGGCAAAGGCTAAATTACAGCTCATAACGAATTTGACCTCCTGGGCAAATGAGTGTGCACTAGGCACCCCTGTCATCACAAGGGTTTGAAACCTAAATTACTCAAGGAATAGTTCAACAAGAGCAATTCAATAATAACTATATGGTTATTTAATTAAAATAGCAAAAACTTTTACTAAAATATTATGCATCCACACTATGAGTTTTTACTGAAAGACTTTTAAACCATGTCTCTTTTCATTAAAAAACCGCAATGTAAGGTGTTTATTGTATTCACCCTTATAAACTACTCCATAGCTATAAAATTATTTAGCACCCCACTTTAAAGCATAAGAGAGCAGATTCCCATGGTTCAAACCGCCCCTCAGCCCAGCTCACCGTCTGTTGTCAAGCAGGATGTTCAAGAGAATATTTTGACTCCTCGCTTCTACGTCACTGATTTTGAAAAGGCCGCAGCGTTAGATTTATCCGCCCAAGCAGACGGTTTAGAAGCAATGTTAGCGGAGATGAAGGCCGACTATAACCGTTTCCACTTTGTTCGGGATGACGCCTTTGAGCAATCTTGGGATCACATCACAGGTGAAGAGCGAGAAGCATTTTTAGACTATCTGGAGCGATCCTGCGTCTCTGAATTTTCAGGGTTTTTGCTTTTTAAGGAACTATCCCGGCGATTAAAAGGGAAAAGCCCGTTGCTAGCAGAGATTTTTAGCTTAATGGCACGGGATGAAGCCCGTCATGCTGGATTTCTCAATAAGTCCATGGGGGATTTTAAGCTCTCACTGGATTTAGGCAAGCTCACAAAACAGCGGACTTACACCTTTTTCCCCATTGAATGGGTGCTCTATACGGTTTATCTCTCTGAGAAAATTGGTTACTGGCGCTACATTATTATTTATCGACATTTAGAACAGCACCCCGAACATCACTTTTATCCCCTGTTCAACTACTTCGAAAGCTGGTGTCAGGACGAAAATCGTCATGGCGATATCTTTAAGGCATTGGTGCGATCGCAACCTCAACTGTGGAATACCTGGAAATCGAGATTGTGGAGTCGCTTCTTTCTTCTCACGGTATTTGTCACCCATTCATTGACCGTGCAGGAGCGTCATACCTTCTATGAAATGTTGGGCCTCGATCCCACGGACTTTGATACGGAAGTGATTCGAAAAACCAATGAAACCGCCGCGCGTGCCTTCCCGGTGTACCTCAACGTGGACCATCCTCAGTTTTTTCCTCGACTGCATCGTTGTAGCGATCGCAACCTTCAACTCAAAGCCATTGACGCAACGAATCCCCCCAAACTACTCAAGTGGTTCCGTAAAGCTCCCCACCTATTGGGCATCATTGGGGATTTTCTAAGTCTCTATCTGATAGCACCCCTCAATGCGGAACAACTGCGTGACGAAATTCACTAAACCTCAAACGTTCCAGCGCTTAGGTATAAGTCCGCCCATCTGGCATAATGGCCCCTGTCAATTGGGCACCCCCTAAATCGGTCCCCGTTAAATCAGCCTGACGGAGGTTGGCCTCTTGTAGCCAAGCACCACGCAAGTCTGCATAGCTCAAATCGGCCTGTTGGAGGTCAGCCCCCCTTAAATCCGTTGGCACCTGTCCCCCCCATCCTTGCTGGCTCAAGTTTGCTCGGCAAAGTCGAGCACCCACTAAGATGGCATGGGCCAACGTGGCTCCACTCAGATGGGCATAATTCAACGCTGCATTAGTCAGATCGGCCTCCCCCAAATCGGTTCCCTGATCCAAGGAAGGTCTTAAATCCACCTCATACAAAATGGCCTCCGTGAGATTAGCCTGCCTTAGATTAGTCCCACACAGGCTGGCTTTGTAGAGGTTGGCCTTGGCCAGATTAACCTGGACTAATTTAGCCCCACTCAAATCGGCTTCTCGTAAAATTGCGCTGCTAAGATCGGCTCCGCTTAAATCCGCCCCCCATAGCAGGGCTTCACTTAAATCTGCCTCCCTAAACGTTCCATGACTGAAATTGGTACGTCCAAGCCGAGCTTGCCGTAGATCCGCCCGACTCAGATCAATACCTGACAAATCAGCCTTGACAATTTCTGCTTCTATCAGTTGGCTGTGGGCAAAATCTCGCTGTCCGGCGGCATAAGACTCTATCAGCTGGTTAAGGGACTGCATAAATTACGGTTCTCCTGAGCTTCACGAATAGGTCAACAAGAGAAAGCCCTCACAGTTTAAACCGTGAGGGTTGGACGCAGTTAATCCCTTGCGTGTTCAGTACTATGACGATTTGCTGAAGGATTTAAATTGATT
The genomic region above belongs to Acaryochloris sp. CCMEE 5410 and contains:
- a CDS encoding heme oxygenase (biliverdin-producing); the protein is MSCNLAFALRQGTQHAHVLAENTVLMKAWMKGMVALDAFRELLVNLYFVYGSLEQQLYSHQTHPVLGQIYWPSLNRQDNLRQDLVYFYGQDWQQHIRPRTAGLQYAARIGVVGLTAPERLVAHAYVRYMGDLSGGQQLQRIARTALSLPLKQGTRLYDFEDLPSVEAKRRFKQRYRDVLNHLPIGPETVQQIVEEANLAFRLNCDLMQSLEVDLQAALGEEAFQSILQGNRPPLHPARPSVA
- the hetL gene encoding heterocyst differentiation pentapeptide repeat protein HetL encodes the protein MQSLNQLIESYAAGQRDFAHSQLIEAEIVKADLSGIDLSRADLRQARLGRTNFSHGTFREADLSEALLWGADLSGADLSSAILREADLSGAKLVQVNLAKANLYKASLCGTNLRQANLTEAILYEVDLRPSLDQGTDLGEADLTNAALNYAHLSGATLAHAILVGARLCRANLSQQGWGGQVPTDLRGADLQQADLSYADLRGAWLQEANLRQADLTGTDLGGAQLTGAIMPDGRTYT
- the acsF gene encoding magnesium-protoporphyrin IX monomethyl ester (oxidative) cyclase — encoded protein: MVQTAPQPSSPSVVKQDVQENILTPRFYVTDFEKAAALDLSAQADGLEAMLAEMKADYNRFHFVRDDAFEQSWDHITGEEREAFLDYLERSCVSEFSGFLLFKELSRRLKGKSPLLAEIFSLMARDEARHAGFLNKSMGDFKLSLDLGKLTKQRTYTFFPIEWVLYTVYLSEKIGYWRYIIIYRHLEQHPEHHFYPLFNYFESWCQDENRHGDIFKALVRSQPQLWNTWKSRLWSRFFLLTVFVTHSLTVQERHTFYEMLGLDPTDFDTEVIRKTNETAARAFPVYLNVDHPQFFPRLHRCSDRNLQLKAIDATNPPKLLKWFRKAPHLLGIIGDFLSLYLIAPLNAEQLRDEIH
- the hemN gene encoding oxygen-independent coproporphyrinogen III oxidase, whose translation is MELLSSVRCDLGLLNKYDQSLPRYTSYPPATEFSSELTPERFRQALVKGNDQQIPLSLYCHIPFCETPCFFCGCNTVITQRKQVADPYLQYLIRNIRQVAEQVGGDRNVHQLHWGGGTPNYLSWPQIELLWNALQDAFSFDPAAEISIEVNPGYIDRNTVFFLRELGFNRISFGIQDFDPQVQIAVNRIQSEELLFNVISWIQESDFDSVNVDLIYGLPHQTVTTFANTVQKTIQLNPDRIAVFNFAYMPQLIPVQRQLPAHALPPKAEKLAMLQQTIAQLEGNGYRFIGMDHFAKPNDELALAQKAGQLHRNFQGYTTKPESDLLGFGLSAISMLQDVYTQNHKRLKDYYQALDTTPFPIAKGVGLSDDDQVRRAVIMELMCQFQLSQAALEEKYHLKFDPEFDQYFASEKTALQALAADGLVALSPNQIQVTPTGRLLIRNIAAVFDTYLQSHADQRFSQSI